One genomic window of Niveibacterium sp. SC-1 includes the following:
- the lysA gene encoding diaminopimelate decarboxylase, translating to MSFPITTLARREGALFLEDVALENIAAGFGSPTYVYSRAALEAAYTAWSRALQGKRARVFYAVKANSNIAILQLFARLGAGFDIVSGGELARVLAAGASASDVVFSGVGKSEGEMRQALAAGVRCFNIESEPELLRLEAVAKRMGLRAPIAFRVNPDVDPKTHPYISTGLKNNKFGVAFDEALRLYRYAAASAHLAIDGIACHIGSQMLERDPIADAGGRVLELIAQLNAEGITLKHIDLGGGLGIRYRDEVPPAVSDYLGPLLAKFAGRSEELCFEPGRSLVGNAGLLLTRVEYVKHGESRHFAIVDAAMNDLARPALYEAYHEIVPVAARELTPHTYDVVGPVCESGDFLGLERELAIQDGDLLAVLSAGAYGMAMASNYNTRGRAAEVLVDGEAVHLIRERETVDSLFAAEKLLP from the coding sequence ATGAGCTTCCCGATCACCACCCTGGCACGCCGCGAAGGCGCGCTGTTCCTCGAAGACGTCGCGCTGGAAAACATCGCCGCCGGCTTCGGCTCGCCCACCTATGTGTATTCGCGTGCCGCGCTGGAAGCCGCCTACACGGCATGGAGCCGCGCCCTGCAAGGCAAGCGCGCACGTGTCTTCTACGCCGTGAAGGCCAATTCGAACATCGCGATCCTGCAACTCTTCGCCCGACTCGGCGCCGGCTTTGACATCGTCTCGGGCGGTGAACTCGCCCGCGTGCTGGCGGCGGGCGCCTCGGCCAGCGACGTGGTGTTCTCCGGCGTGGGCAAGAGCGAGGGCGAGATGCGCCAGGCGCTGGCCGCCGGCGTCCGCTGCTTCAATATCGAGAGCGAACCCGAGCTGCTGCGTCTCGAAGCCGTGGCCAAGCGCATGGGCCTGCGGGCGCCGATCGCCTTCCGGGTGAACCCGGACGTCGACCCCAAGACGCACCCCTACATTTCCACCGGCCTCAAGAACAACAAGTTCGGCGTGGCCTTCGACGAGGCCCTGCGCCTGTACCGCTACGCCGCCGCCTCCGCGCATCTCGCGATCGATGGCATCGCCTGCCACATCGGCTCGCAGATGCTGGAACGCGATCCCATCGCCGACGCCGGCGGCCGCGTGCTGGAACTCATCGCCCAGCTCAACGCCGAGGGCATCACGCTCAAACACATCGACCTGGGCGGCGGCCTCGGCATCCGCTACCGCGACGAAGTGCCGCCCGCGGTGTCGGACTACCTCGGCCCCCTGCTCGCCAAGTTCGCCGGGCGTAGCGAAGAACTGTGCTTCGAACCCGGCCGCTCGCTGGTCGGCAACGCCGGCCTGTTGCTCACCCGGGTCGAGTACGTGAAGCACGGCGAGAGCCGCCACTTCGCGATCGTCGATGCGGCGATGAACGACCTCGCCCGCCCGGCGCTCTACGAGGCGTATCACGAGATCGTCCCGGTCGCGGCGCGCGAGCTCACCCCGCATACCTACGACGTGGTCGGCCCCGTCTGCGAGTCGGGCGACTTCCTTGGTCTGGAGCGTGAGCTGGCGATCCAGGACGGCGACCTGCTCGCGGTCCTCTCGGCCGGTGCCTACGGCATGGCCATGGCTTCCAACTACAACACCCGCGGCCGCGCCGCCGAGGTGCTGGTGGACGGAGAAGCCGTACACCTGATCCGCGAACGCGAAACGGTGGATTCGCTCTTCGCGGCGGAAAAACTGCTGCCCTGA
- a CDS encoding LysR family transcriptional regulator → MKLDHLDGLVAFVTVARRRSFTAAAAELDVSPSAVSQAMRQLEARLGVRLLHRTTRSVSLTEAGASYLERVAPAVGDLADAAEGLARFRDRPSGTLRINTSRVGYAMVLRQVVPVFTAAHPEVTLEFVIDDGFSDIVAAGLDAGIRLGENVQGDMVAQPLGPELEVAVAASPGYLAARGIPRALEDLARHNCLRFRYVTSGAVFRWEFMQEGRLVELAVPGGLIANDPWVAIAAALDGVGLAYSFTGLMQPYFEQGSLVRVLAPYSPRFPGFHIYYSSRRQVPPKLRAFIACAQQVLG, encoded by the coding sequence ATGAAACTCGATCATCTGGATGGCCTGGTGGCCTTCGTGACCGTGGCGCGGCGACGCAGCTTCACCGCGGCGGCGGCGGAGCTGGATGTGTCGCCCTCGGCGGTGAGCCAGGCGATGCGCCAGCTGGAGGCTCGCCTGGGCGTGCGGCTCCTGCATCGCACGACGCGCAGCGTGAGCCTGACCGAGGCGGGGGCGAGCTACCTGGAGCGCGTGGCGCCTGCGGTGGGCGATCTGGCGGATGCGGCCGAAGGGCTCGCCCGGTTCCGCGATCGGCCCTCGGGCACCTTGCGCATCAACACCTCACGCGTGGGCTATGCGATGGTGCTGCGACAGGTGGTGCCGGTCTTCACTGCGGCGCATCCCGAAGTCACGCTGGAGTTCGTCATCGACGATGGTTTCTCCGACATCGTCGCCGCCGGTCTCGATGCGGGCATCCGGCTGGGCGAGAACGTGCAGGGCGACATGGTGGCACAGCCGCTGGGACCGGAGCTGGAGGTGGCGGTGGCCGCTTCGCCTGGCTATCTGGCTGCGCGTGGTATTCCGCGCGCGCTTGAAGATCTGGCGCGGCACAACTGCCTGCGCTTCCGCTACGTGACGAGCGGCGCCGTGTTCCGCTGGGAGTTCATGCAGGAGGGTCGGCTGGTGGAGCTGGCGGTGCCGGGAGGATTGATTGCCAACGACCCCTGGGTGGCGATCGCCGCGGCGCTGGACGGTGTAGGGCTGGCCTACAGCTTCACCGGATTGATGCAGCCCTATTTCGAGCAGGGCAGTCTCGTGCGTGTGCTCGCACCCTACAGCCCGCGCTTCCCGGGCTTTCACATCTACTACTCGAGCCGGCGGCAGGTGCCACCCAAGCTGCGCGCTTTCATCGCCTGCGCGCAGCAGGTGCTTGGCTGA
- a CDS encoding aldo/keto reductase, whose protein sequence is MSLAQYYTLGRSGLRVSRLALGAMTFGTEWGFGADKADARALFDAYVAAGGNLLDTADMYTNGTSETWLGEFVKEAGLRDRMVITTKFSHNPQPGNPNSGGNGRKNMIRAVEGSLRRLGTDYIDLFLLHNWDQLTQPEEVMRAFDDLVSSGKVRHVGLSDVPAWYASRAQTLAEWRGWEPLTTLQLEYSLAERNIEFEFTRLATDHGMGIMVWSPLSSGLLSGKYRPGQEASGRLQTLKDSGNPAFEKFTERNWRIVAELEKVAQEIDRPMAQVAINWVAHRPGVSSVILGATRLSQLQDTLKSLDFTLPDALRARLDAVSAPQAQFPYTFFGPEIQGMLHGGAAVGDKPDGYYAPVRVAAPANSLA, encoded by the coding sequence ATGTCACTCGCCCAGTACTACACCCTCGGTCGCAGCGGTCTTCGTGTTTCGCGTCTTGCACTCGGCGCCATGACCTTCGGCACGGAATGGGGCTTCGGCGCCGACAAGGCCGACGCCCGCGCACTATTCGATGCCTACGTGGCAGCCGGCGGCAATCTGCTCGATACCGCCGACATGTACACCAACGGCACCAGTGAAACCTGGCTGGGCGAATTCGTGAAGGAGGCCGGCCTGCGCGACCGCATGGTCATCACCACCAAGTTCAGCCACAACCCGCAGCCGGGCAATCCGAACAGCGGCGGCAACGGGCGCAAGAACATGATCCGCGCGGTGGAAGGCTCGCTGCGCCGTCTCGGCACCGACTACATCGACCTCTTCCTGCTCCACAACTGGGACCAGCTCACGCAGCCGGAAGAGGTGATGCGCGCGTTCGACGACCTCGTCTCCAGTGGCAAGGTGCGCCACGTCGGCCTCTCGGATGTCCCGGCCTGGTACGCCTCGCGCGCACAGACGCTGGCGGAGTGGCGCGGCTGGGAGCCGCTCACCACACTGCAACTCGAATACTCGCTCGCGGAGCGCAACATTGAGTTCGAGTTCACCCGGCTCGCCACCGACCATGGCATGGGCATCATGGTGTGGAGCCCGCTCTCCAGCGGCCTGCTCTCGGGCAAGTACCGTCCCGGCCAGGAAGCCAGTGGTCGCCTGCAGACGCTCAAGGATTCGGGCAACCCGGCCTTCGAGAAATTCACCGAGCGCAACTGGCGCATCGTCGCGGAGCTGGAGAAGGTCGCGCAGGAAATCGATCGGCCAATGGCCCAGGTCGCGATCAACTGGGTCGCCCACCGGCCCGGCGTGTCCTCGGTCATCCTCGGCGCAACCCGGCTTTCGCAACTGCAGGACACGCTCAAGTCGCTCGACTTCACCCTGCCCGACGCCCTGCGCGCGCGGCTGGACGCCGTCAGCGCGCCGCAGGCGCAGTTCCCATACACCTTCTTCGGGCCGGAGATCCAAGGCATGTTGCATGGCGGGGCGGCAGTCGGCGACAAGCCGGACGGCTACTACGCACCGGTGCGCGTCGCGGCGCCTGCGAACAGCCTGGCGTAA
- a CDS encoding RNA polymerase sigma factor — translation MSAMAGCATDAMRQGGGLYSAAMSVAPADPDSDETLMLAFAAGDMAAFDALYARHRRGLYAFLARLLPAQDAQLDDLFQDVWLRVARARETYAPQAQFRTWLFQIARNRTIDWVREKHPVLASELVCEGAGEADEDPFERLPDERTPGPEAAYARQQEGARLSAALATLPAEQREAFLLREHGELSLEEIAQTTGVNTETAKSRLRYAVKKLRAALGGRRE, via the coding sequence ATGAGCGCCATGGCGGGATGCGCGACGGACGCGATGCGGCAGGGTGGCGGCTTATACTCCGCCGCCATGTCCGTCGCGCCCGCCGATCCTGACTCTGACGAAACCCTGATGCTGGCCTTCGCCGCCGGGGACATGGCGGCCTTCGATGCGCTGTATGCACGCCACCGTCGCGGGTTGTATGCCTTCCTCGCGCGGCTCTTGCCGGCGCAGGACGCGCAGCTCGACGACTTGTTCCAGGACGTCTGGCTGCGCGTGGCGCGCGCACGGGAAACTTATGCGCCGCAGGCGCAGTTCCGCACCTGGCTGTTCCAGATCGCGCGCAACCGCACGATCGACTGGGTGCGCGAGAAGCATCCGGTGCTGGCGAGCGAGCTGGTGTGTGAGGGCGCCGGGGAGGCGGACGAGGATCCCTTCGAACGCCTGCCCGATGAGCGCACCCCCGGCCCCGAGGCTGCCTATGCGCGGCAGCAGGAGGGCGCGCGGCTGAGCGCCGCGCTCGCGACTCTGCCGGCGGAGCAGCGCGAGGCCTTCCTCTTGCGCGAACATGGCGAGTTGTCGCTGGAGGAAATCGCGCAGACGACGGGGGTCAACACCGAGACGGCCAAGAGTCGCTTGCGCTACGCGGTGAAAAAGCTGAGGGCCGCCCTGGGCGGTAGGCGGGAATGA
- a CDS encoding VWA domain-containing protein, whose product MSSVVSPRAIHASPRLALCLLAGALSACNTSAPSGGTVEAPQAKVEQLAEKSIEARATLPEPVAASANEVAHEAVAVKPAARRGREDARAAGKMATSPLQTFVAAAPAVDALSQPLESRERYQGVKDNGIVLAAEQPFSTFSIDVDTGSYANVRRFLNGGRLPPQDAVRVEELINYFPYRYAEPPRSAQGPRAPFGVTTELAVTPWNADSLLLRVGVKAFEQARTSLPPANLVFLVDVSGSMNAPDKLPLLKNALRLAVDKLPPTDSVSLVTYADGTQVVLPPTPAREKARILAAIGQLRAGGSTAGEAGIQLAYQMAQQGYRPGGINRILLATDGDFNVGISDFGQLKSMVEEKRRSGVSLSTLGFGTGNYREDLMEQLADAGDGNYSYIDTLNEARKVLVDEAASTYSIVARDVKIQMEFNPGVVAEYRLIGYENRTLAREDFRNDKVDAGEIGAGHSVTALYEVSLKGHKGLLGESRYARTEITTDGRFADELGTLRLRYKAPTGGASLEQAFAVGAKNPARIEAASEDLRFAAAVAAFGQQLRGGKHLGDFDWTRIEALARGARGEDAFGYRGEFLRLLRLAQSLTTPAPQAALRVTE is encoded by the coding sequence ATGTCATCCGTTGTTTCCCCACGTGCCATCCATGCCTCCCCGCGCCTCGCGCTTTGCCTGCTCGCGGGCGCCTTGAGTGCCTGCAATACCAGCGCTCCTTCGGGTGGCACCGTCGAGGCGCCGCAGGCGAAGGTCGAACAGCTGGCCGAAAAGTCGATCGAGGCGCGGGCCACGTTGCCCGAACCCGTCGCCGCATCCGCCAACGAAGTCGCCCACGAAGCTGTGGCCGTGAAGCCCGCAGCGCGGCGCGGGCGGGAGGATGCCCGCGCGGCGGGCAAGATGGCGACGTCCCCGCTGCAGACGTTTGTCGCCGCCGCGCCGGCCGTGGACGCGTTGTCGCAGCCCCTGGAGTCGCGCGAGCGCTACCAGGGTGTCAAGGACAACGGCATCGTGCTCGCCGCCGAGCAGCCCTTCTCCACCTTCTCCATCGACGTCGACACGGGCAGCTATGCCAACGTGCGCCGCTTCCTCAATGGCGGGCGTCTGCCGCCGCAGGACGCGGTACGGGTGGAGGAGCTGATCAACTATTTCCCCTACCGCTACGCCGAGCCGCCGCGCAGCGCGCAAGGTCCGCGTGCGCCCTTCGGCGTCACCACCGAACTCGCGGTCACGCCCTGGAATGCGGACAGCCTTTTGCTGCGCGTAGGCGTGAAGGCTTTCGAACAGGCGCGCACAAGCCTGCCGCCCGCGAACCTCGTCTTCCTGGTCGACGTCTCGGGTTCGATGAATGCGCCCGACAAGCTGCCGCTGCTCAAGAATGCCTTGCGGCTGGCGGTCGACAAGTTGCCGCCGACGGATTCGGTCTCGCTCGTCACCTACGCCGACGGCACGCAGGTCGTCCTGCCGCCCACGCCCGCGCGAGAGAAAGCGAGAATCCTCGCGGCGATCGGGCAGCTGCGCGCGGGGGGATCGACGGCCGGCGAGGCGGGCATCCAGCTCGCCTACCAGATGGCGCAGCAGGGCTATCGCCCCGGCGGCATCAACCGCATCCTGCTGGCCACGGATGGCGACTTCAACGTCGGCATCAGTGATTTCGGCCAGCTCAAGAGCATGGTGGAGGAGAAGCGTCGCAGCGGCGTGTCGCTCTCGACCCTGGGCTTTGGCACCGGCAACTATCGCGAAGACCTGATGGAGCAGCTGGCCGATGCGGGCGACGGCAACTACAGCTACATCGACACGCTCAACGAGGCGCGGAAGGTGCTCGTCGATGAAGCAGCGTCTACCTATTCCATCGTCGCGCGCGACGTGAAGATCCAGATGGAATTCAATCCGGGCGTGGTCGCCGAATACCGGCTGATCGGCTACGAGAACCGCACCCTCGCGCGCGAGGACTTCCGCAACGACAAGGTGGATGCCGGCGAGATCGGCGCTGGCCACAGCGTGACTGCGCTTTACGAAGTGAGTCTCAAGGGCCACAAAGGGCTGCTGGGCGAGAGCCGCTACGCCAGGACGGAAATCACCACCGACGGGCGCTTTGCCGATGAACTCGGAACCCTGCGCCTGCGCTACAAGGCGCCGACCGGTGGAGCATCGCTCGAGCAGGCCTTCGCCGTCGGCGCGAAGAACCCGGCGCGCATCGAAGCGGCGAGCGAGGACCTGCGCTTTGCCGCGGCGGTGGCGGCCTTCGGTCAACAACTGCGCGGCGGCAAGCACCTCGGCGACTTCGACTGGACGCGCATCGAAGCCCTCGCGCGCGGCGCAAGGGGCGAGGACGCCTTCGGCTATCGCGGCGAATTCCTGCGACTGCTGCGACTCGCGCAATCGCTGACGACGCCCGCGCCGCAAGCGGCCCTGCGAGTCACCGAATGA
- the uvrA gene encoding excinuclease ABC subunit UvrA, with amino-acid sequence MDEIKIRGARTHNLKNISLDLPRNKLTVITGLSGSGKSSLAFDTLYAEGQRRYVESLSAYARQFLQLMEKPDVDLIEGLSPAISIEQKATSHNPRSTVGTVTEIHDYLRLLFARAGTPHCPDHGLPLAAQSVSQMVDTILALPEDTKVMVLAPVVTERKGSFEDLFAELRAQGFVRLRVDGQLHEIDALPKLDKNAKHSVDIVVDRLKVRQDVRQRLAESFETALAHAEGRALAIEMDSEVPHLFSARFACPVCSFALPELEPRLFSFNNPVGACPKCDGIGTVEFFDPHRVVAFPHLSLASGAIRGWDRRNQFYFQMLIGLSNHYKFDVEKPFEELDKEAQQVVLYGSGKTKLAFKYMSESGRMVTKEHPFEGIVHNLERRYRETDSIAVREELAKYRSHQACPVCEGTRLRREARYVFVGARTLPEIGRLPLGICRDYFDTLQLEGQRAQIADKIVREISARLQFLIDVGLEYLTLERSADTLSGGEAQRIRLASQIGSGLTGVMYVLDEPSIGLHQRDNDRLLGTLARLRDLGNTVIVVEHDEDAIRAADYVIDMGPGAGEHGGQIVAEGKPDAVERHPDSVTGAYLSGRRTIALPGQRKAPDPARQLVLTGAHGNNLKDVTLELPVGLFTCITGVSGSGKSTLVNDTLYAIAAKHLYGSAAEPAPYTEIEGLEFFDKVISVDQAPIGRTPRSNPATYTGLLTPIRELYAGVPESRARGYGPGRFSFNVKGGRCEACQGDGMIKVEMHFLPDVFVPCDVCHGKRYNRETLEIRYRGKNVSEVLEMTVEEAQRFFEAVPTIARKLDTLMDVGLGYIRLGQSATTLSGGEAQRVKLALELSKRDTGRTLYILDEPTTGLHFHDIEMLLGVLGRLRDHGNTIVVIEHNLDVIKSADWLIDLGPEGGDGGGRILVSGPPETIAAHKESFTGKYLKRLIKPKR; translated from the coding sequence ATGGACGAAATCAAGATCCGCGGTGCGCGCACGCACAACCTGAAGAACATCTCGCTGGACCTGCCGCGCAACAAGCTCACCGTGATCACCGGTTTGTCCGGCTCGGGCAAGAGTTCGCTCGCCTTCGACACGCTCTATGCGGAAGGCCAGCGGCGCTACGTCGAGTCGCTCTCGGCCTATGCGCGCCAGTTCCTGCAGCTGATGGAGAAGCCCGATGTCGACCTGATCGAGGGCCTCTCGCCTGCGATCTCGATCGAGCAGAAGGCGACCAGCCACAATCCGCGCTCCACCGTCGGCACGGTCACCGAGATCCACGACTACCTGCGCCTCTTGTTCGCGCGGGCCGGCACGCCGCATTGCCCGGACCACGGCCTGCCCCTGGCGGCGCAAAGCGTCTCGCAGATGGTCGACACCATCCTCGCGCTGCCCGAGGACACCAAGGTGATGGTGCTCGCGCCGGTGGTCACCGAGCGCAAGGGCAGTTTCGAAGACCTCTTCGCGGAACTGCGCGCGCAGGGGTTCGTGCGGCTGCGGGTGGATGGCCAACTGCACGAGATCGACGCGCTGCCCAAGCTCGACAAGAACGCCAAGCACTCGGTCGACATCGTGGTCGACCGGCTCAAGGTGCGGCAGGACGTGCGTCAGCGCTTGGCCGAAAGTTTCGAGACTGCGCTCGCGCATGCGGAAGGCCGCGCGCTTGCGATCGAGATGGATAGCGAAGTGCCGCATCTGTTCTCGGCGCGCTTCGCCTGCCCGGTCTGCAGCTTTGCGCTGCCGGAGCTGGAGCCGCGGCTCTTCTCCTTCAACAACCCGGTCGGTGCCTGCCCCAAGTGCGATGGCATCGGCACGGTCGAGTTCTTCGATCCGCATCGCGTCGTCGCCTTTCCGCATCTGTCGCTCGCCTCGGGCGCGATCCGCGGCTGGGACCGCCGCAACCAGTTCTACTTCCAGATGCTGATCGGGCTGTCGAACCACTACAAGTTCGATGTCGAGAAGCCCTTCGAGGAGCTCGACAAGGAGGCGCAGCAGGTCGTGCTCTACGGCTCGGGCAAGACCAAGCTCGCCTTCAAGTACATGTCCGAGAGCGGCCGCATGGTGACGAAGGAGCATCCCTTCGAAGGCATCGTGCACAACCTCGAACGTCGTTATCGCGAGACGGACTCGATCGCCGTGCGCGAGGAACTCGCCAAGTACCGCAGCCACCAGGCCTGCCCCGTCTGCGAAGGCACGCGGCTGCGGCGCGAGGCGCGCTACGTCTTCGTCGGCGCCCGGACCTTGCCCGAGATCGGGCGTCTGCCGCTGGGCATCTGTCGCGACTATTTCGATACCCTGCAGCTCGAAGGCCAGCGCGCACAGATTGCCGACAAGATCGTGCGCGAGATCAGCGCGCGCCTGCAGTTCCTGATCGATGTCGGTCTCGAATACCTGACGCTCGAGCGCAGCGCCGACACCCTTTCTGGCGGCGAGGCGCAGCGTATCCGCCTGGCGAGCCAGATCGGTTCGGGACTTACCGGCGTCATGTACGTCCTCGATGAGCCGTCCATCGGCCTGCACCAGCGGGATAACGACAGGCTGCTAGGCACCCTGGCGCGCCTGCGCGACCTGGGCAATACCGTGATCGTGGTCGAGCACGACGAAGACGCGATCCGCGCCGCGGACTATGTGATCGACATGGGCCCGGGCGCCGGCGAGCACGGCGGCCAGATCGTGGCCGAAGGCAAACCGGACGCGGTGGAGCGGCATCCGGATTCGGTCACCGGCGCCTATCTTTCCGGCCGCCGGACGATCGCCCTGCCGGGCCAGCGCAAGGCACCCGATCCCGCCCGCCAGCTGGTGCTCACGGGCGCACACGGCAACAACCTCAAGGATGTGACCCTGGAGCTGCCGGTCGGGCTCTTCACTTGCATTACCGGCGTGTCGGGTTCGGGCAAGAGCACCCTGGTCAACGACACCCTCTACGCAATCGCGGCGAAGCACCTCTACGGCTCGGCCGCCGAGCCGGCGCCCTACACCGAGATCGAGGGCCTGGAGTTCTTCGACAAGGTGATCAGCGTCGACCAGGCGCCAATCGGCCGCACCCCGCGCTCCAACCCCGCCACCTATACCGGCCTGCTGACGCCGATCCGCGAGCTCTACGCCGGCGTGCCGGAATCTCGCGCGCGCGGGTATGGTCCCGGCCGCTTCTCCTTCAACGTCAAGGGCGGCCGCTGCGAGGCCTGCCAGGGCGACGGCATGATCAAGGTGGAGATGCACTTCCTCCCGGATGTGTTCGTGCCTTGCGATGTGTGCCACGGCAAGCGCTACAACCGCGAGACCCTGGAGATCCGCTACCGCGGCAAGAACGTTTCCGAAGTGCTGGAGATGACGGTGGAGGAGGCGCAGCGCTTCTTCGAGGCCGTGCCGACCATCGCGCGCAAGCTCGACACCCTGATGGACGTCGGCCTGGGCTACATCCGCCTCGGCCAGAGCGCGACCACGCTCTCCGGCGGCGAGGCGCAGCGCGTGAAGCTCGCGCTCGAACTCTCCAAGCGCGACACCGGCCGCACGCTCTACATCCTCGACGAGCCCACCACCGGCCTGCACTTCCACGACATCGAGATGCTGCTGGGCGTGCTCGGTCGCCTGCGCGACCACGGCAACACCATCGTCGTAATCGAGCACAACCTCGACGTGATCAAGAGCGCCGACTGGCTGATCGATCTGGGCCCCGAGGGCGGCGACGGCGGCGGGCGCATCCTGGTGTCCGGCCCGCCCGAGACGATCGCTGCGCACAAGGAGAGCTTCACCGGCAAGTACCTCAAGCGCCTGATAAAACCGAAGCGCTGA